In the genome of Prosthecobacter algae, one region contains:
- a CDS encoding aspartate-semialdehyde dehydrogenase has protein sequence MSNLKHVAVVGATGAVGVEMLRCLEQRNFPVGQLTLLASARSAGKTMKFKGEDVTIKELTPESFAGVDIALFSAGGGISRDFAPHAVKAGAVVVDNSSFFRQDPTVPLVVPEINAADAKNHQGIIANPNCTTAISLMALYPLHQAFGVKRIFASSYQAVSGTGAQAIEELANQSREWAAENRAWDAAKLDSKPHVYPHQIAFNAIPHVDSFLDSGYTKEEMKMENEGRKIMHHPDFRASVTCVRIPVFRAHSIAISAEFEKPVSVEAARDVLSKAPGLDVLDDPANKQYPLALDIAGRDNCAVGRLRVDCALDNGLAFWVVGDQLLKGAALNAVQIAECLV, from the coding sequence ATGAGCAACCTCAAGCACGTCGCAGTCGTCGGCGCCACCGGAGCGGTGGGGGTGGAAATGCTGCGCTGTCTGGAACAGCGGAATTTCCCCGTCGGCCAACTCACCCTTCTCGCCAGCGCACGCAGCGCGGGCAAGACGATGAAATTCAAAGGTGAAGACGTGACCATCAAGGAGCTGACCCCGGAGAGCTTTGCGGGTGTGGACATCGCGCTGTTCAGCGCGGGTGGTGGCATTTCCCGTGACTTTGCCCCGCATGCGGTGAAGGCCGGGGCGGTGGTGGTGGACAATTCCTCCTTCTTCCGCCAGGACCCGACGGTGCCTCTGGTGGTGCCTGAGATCAATGCGGCGGATGCGAAGAATCACCAGGGCATCATTGCGAATCCGAACTGCACGACGGCGATTTCGCTGATGGCGCTGTATCCTCTGCACCAGGCCTTTGGCGTGAAGCGCATCTTTGCCTCCAGCTACCAGGCCGTATCCGGCACGGGCGCGCAGGCGATCGAGGAACTGGCGAACCAGTCCCGCGAATGGGCGGCTGAAAACCGTGCGTGGGATGCTGCGAAGCTGGACTCCAAGCCGCATGTGTATCCGCATCAGATCGCCTTCAATGCGATCCCGCATGTGGATTCGTTCCTGGACAGCGGCTACACGAAGGAAGAGATGAAGATGGAAAACGAGGGGCGCAAGATCATGCACCACCCGGATTTCCGTGCGTCTGTCACTTGCGTGCGCATCCCGGTCTTTCGCGCGCACAGCATCGCCATTAGCGCGGAGTTTGAGAAGCCGGTGAGCGTGGAGGCTGCGCGTGACGTGCTCTCCAAGGCCCCAGGTCTGGATGTGCTGGATGATCCGGCTAACAAACAGTATCCCTTGGCTCTGGACATCGCTGGCCGTGACAACTGCGCCGTGGGTCGTCTGCGTGTGGACTGTGCTCTGGACAATGGCCTGGCCTTCTGGGTCGTGGGTGATCAGCTCCTGAAAGGAGCGGCGCTCAATGCGGTTCAGATCGCGGAGTGTCTGGTTTAG